The following proteins are encoded in a genomic region of Oncorhynchus kisutch isolate 150728-3 linkage group LG6, Okis_V2, whole genome shotgun sequence:
- the LOC116374347 gene encoding zinc finger and SCAN domain-containing protein 2-like isoform X1, whose protein sequence is MTKLQYLNVFLTERLMQAAEDILGVVGNTISEYQEEITRTKRENQYLKRHLITPGNEWRTEEPLKEEVTAPQPIVSWVSEQQTPPEQQHCEQEWSPSLGQRDPKPTQIKEEQGELRTRQEEEQIQGPEADTKEDSIIIPLCVKGDCDQEPPQSTHLLQTVENREKYSLLTNTTGQIKTEPDGEGYGASLSEPTSDSPQSQTLSAVNPDCSRTQSENTESVPDVSRDPERRPEDTQTHSCTQCGAVFCELSQLKAHMLSHTEPHSGDTSHRQILCTVCWKSFTSTSYLKVHMCSHNKEKPFHCGVCGKSFSYSGRLKEHQRIHTGERPYRCHVCGKRFNQSVHLKTHLRVHTGEKPYSCPVCGKGFSQSSHIKGHLRTHTEGGRRKMPWSGKSP, encoded by the exons ATGACTAAATTACAATATCTGAATGTATTTCTGACTGAGCGTTTGATGCAAGCTGCCGAGGATATACTTGGAGTGGTTGGAAACACGATATCCGAGTACCAGGAAGAAATAACccggacaaagagagagaatcaATACCTGAAACGACACTTGATCACACCGG gtaacgagtggaggacagaggagcctcttaaagaagaagttacag CTCCTCAGCCCATTGTCTCTTGGGTCTCAGAGCAGCAAACTCCCCCTGAGCAACAGCACTGTGAGCAGGAGTGGAGCCCAAGTCTGGGGCAGAGGGACCCAAAGCCCAcacagattaaagaggaacaggGTGAACTCAGGACCCGTCAGGAGGAAGAGCAGATTCAAGGGCCGGAGGCTGATACCAAAGAAGACTCCATAATCATTCCTCTCTGTGTGAAAGGTGACTGTGATCAGGAGCCACCTCAGTCCACACATCTTCTCCAAActgtggagaacagagagaagtacTCTCTACTGACCAACACAACTGGACAGATCAAAACAGAACCTGATGGAGAGGGCTATGGAGCATCACTATCAGAACCAACCAGTGACTCCCCTCAGTCTCAGACCCTCTCTGCAGTAAATCCAGactgttctagaacacagagTGAGAACACTGAAAGTGTTCCTGATGTTTCGAGAGATCCAGAAAGGAGACcagaggacacacagacacactcatgtACTCAGTGTGGTGCCGTGTTCTGTGAGCTATCCCAACTGAAGGCACACATGCTGTCccacacagaaccacacagtgGTGACACTAGTCACAGGCAAATCCTCTGCACAGTCTGTTGGAAGTCATTCACCTCTACCAGTTACCTCAAGGTCCACATGTGTTCTCACAATAAGGAGAAGCCCTtccactgtggtgtgtgtggcaAGAGTTTCAGCTACTCAGGGAGGTTAAAGGAGCACCAGCGCATCCACACTGGAGAGAGACCATACCGCTGCCACGTGTGTGGTAAACGCTTCAACCAGTCAGTCCATCTGAAGACCCACCTGAGGGTCCACACGGGGGAGAAGCCCTACTCCTGTCCTGTCTGCGGGAAAGGATTCAGTCAGTCCAGCCATATCAAGGGACACCTCAGAACTCACACTGAGGGAGGTAGAAGAAAAATGCCTTGGAGTGGAAAGAGCCCATGA
- the LOC109892394 gene encoding zinc finger and SCAN domain-containing protein 2, with the protein MMTKLQYLNVYLTERLMQAAEEILGVVGDTISEYQEEIVRTKRENQYLKRHLITPVFPAPQPILSWVLEQQTPPEQQYCEQEWSPSLGQRDPEPTQIKEEQGELRTRQEVEQIQGPEADTKEDSITIPPCVKSDCDQEPPQPTHLLQTVENREKYSLLTNTTGQIKTEPDGEGYVVSLSEPTSDSPRSQPLSAVNPDCSRTQIENTESVQRDPERRPEEDTQTHSCTQCGAVFCELSQLEAHMLSHTVPHHGDTSHRQILCTVCWKSFTSTSYLKVHLRSHTNEKPFHCGVCGKSFSYSGRFREHQRIHTGERPYRCHVCGKRFNRSAHLKTHLRVHTGEKPYSCPVCGKGFSQSSQIKGHLRTHTRGR; encoded by the exons ATGATGACTAAATTACAATATCTGAATGTGTATCTAACTGAGCGTTTGATGCAAGCTGCGGAGGAGATACTTGGAGTGGTCGGAGACACGATCTCCGAGTACCAGGAAGAAATAGTCCGGACGAAGAGAGAAAACCAATACCTGAAACGACACTTGATCACACCGGTCTTCCCTg CTCCTCAGCCCATTCTCTCTTGGGTCTTGGAGCAGCAAACTCCCCCTGAGCAACAGTACTGTGAGCAGGAGTGGAGCCCCAGTCTGGGGCAGAGGGACCCAGAGCCCAcacagattaaagaggaacaggGTGAACTCAGGACCCGTCAGGAGGTAGAGCAGATTCAAGGGCCGGAGGCTGATACCAAAGAAGACTCCATAACCATTCCTCCCTGTGTGAAAAGTGACTGTGATCAGGAGCCACCTCAGCCCACACATCTTCTCCAAActgtggagaacagagagaagtacTCTCTACTGACCAACACAACTGGACAGATCAAAACAGAACCTGATGGAGAGGGCTATGTAGTATCACTATCGGAACCAACCAGTGACTCCCCTCGGTCTCAGCCCCTCTCTGCAGTAAATCCAGATTGTTCTAGAACACAGATTGAGAACACTGAAAGTGTTCAGAGAGATCCAGAAAGGAGACCAgaggaggacacacagacacactcatgtACTCAGTGTGGAGCCGTGTTCTGTGAGCTATCCCAACTGGAGGCACACATGCTATCCCACACAGTACCACACCATGGTGACACTAGTCACAGGCAAATCCTCTGCACAGTCTGTTGGAAGTCATTCACCTCTACCAGTTACCTCAAGGTCCACCTGCGTTCTCACACTAATGAGAAGCCCTtccactgtggtgtgtgtggcaAGAGTTTCAGCTACTCAGGGAGGTTCAGGGAGCACCAACGCATTCACACGGGAGAGAGACCGTACCGCTGCCACGTGTGTGGTAAACGCTTCAACCGGTCTGCCCATCTGAAGACCCACctgagggtccacacaggggagaaaccctactcctgtcctgtctgtgggAAAGGATTCAGTCAGTCCAGCCAGATCAAGGGACACCTCAGAACTCACACCCGAGGAAGGTAG
- the LOC116374348 gene encoding zinc finger protein 287-like, translated as MMTKLQYLNVFLTERLMQAAEEILGVVGDTISEYQEEIARTKRENQYLKRHLITPVLPAPQPIVSWVSEQQTPPEQQRCEQEWSSSLGQEDTESTQIKEEQGELRTRQEEEQIQGPEADTKEDSITIPPCVKSDCDQEPPQPTHFLQTVENREKYSLLTNTTGQIKTEPDGEGYGVSLSEPTSDSPQSQPLSAVNPDCSRTQSENTESVPDVQRDPERRPEEDTQTHSCTQCGAVFCELSQLKAHMLSHTEPHSGDTSHRQILCTVCWKSFTSTSYLKVHLCSHNKEKPFHCGVCGKSFSYSGRFREHQRIHTGERPYRCHVCGKRFNRSTHLKTHLRVHTGEKPYSCPVCGKGFSQSSQIKGHLRTHTRGR; from the exons ATGATGACTAAATTACAATATCTGAATGTGTTTCTAACTGAGCGTTTGATGCAAGCTGCCGAGGAGATACTTGGAGTGGTCGGAGACACGATCTCCGAGTACCAGGAAGAAATAGCTCGGACGAAGAGAGAGAACCAATACCTGAAACGACACTTGATCACACCGGTCCTACCTG CTCCTCAGCCCATTGTCTCTTGGGTCTCAGAGCAGCAAACTCCCCCTGAGCAACAGCGCTGTGAGCAGGAGTGGAGCTCTAGTCTGGGGCAGGAGGACACAGAGTCCAcacagattaaagaggaacaggGTGAACTCAGGACCCGTCAGGAGGAAGAGCAGATTCAAGGGCCGGAGGCTGATACCAAAGAAGACTCCATAACCATTCCTCCCTGTGTGAAAAGTGACTGTGATCAGGAGCCACCTCAGCCCACACATTTTCTCCAAActgtggagaacagagagaagtacTCTCTACTGACCAACACAACTGGACAGATCAAAACAGAACCTGATGGAGAGGGCTATGGAGTATCACTATCAGAACCAACCAGTGACTCCCCTCAGTCTCAGCCCCTCTCTGCAGTAAATCCAGactgttctagaacacagagTGAGAACACTGAAAGTGTACCTGATGTTCAGAGAGATCCAGAAAGGAGACCAGAGGAGGACACCCAGACACACTCATGTACTCAGTGTGGTGCCGTGTTCTGTGAGCTATCCCAACTGAAGGCACACATGCTGTCccacacagaaccacacagtgGTGACACTAGTCACAGGCAAATCCTCTGCACAGTCTGTTGGAAGTCATTCACCTCTACCAGTTACCTCAAGGTCCACCTGTGTTCTCACAATAAGGAGAAGCCCTtccactgtggtgtgtgtggcaAGAGTTTCAGCTACTCAGGCAGGTTCAGGGAGCATCAACGCATCCACACGGGAGAGAGACCGTACCGCTGCCACGTGTGTGGTAAACGCTTCAACCGGTCTACCCATCTGAAGACCCACCTGAGGGTCCACACGGGGGAGAAACCctactcctgtcctgtctgtggaaaagggttcagtcagtccagccaGATCAAAGGACACCTCAGAACTCACACCCGAGGAAGGTAG
- the LOC116374347 gene encoding zinc finger and SCAN domain-containing protein 2-like isoform X2, with amino-acid sequence MTKLQYLNVFLTERLMQAAEDILGVVGNTISEYQEEITRTKRENQYLKRHLITPAPQPIVSWVSEQQTPPEQQHCEQEWSPSLGQRDPKPTQIKEEQGELRTRQEEEQIQGPEADTKEDSIIIPLCVKGDCDQEPPQSTHLLQTVENREKYSLLTNTTGQIKTEPDGEGYGASLSEPTSDSPQSQTLSAVNPDCSRTQSENTESVPDVSRDPERRPEDTQTHSCTQCGAVFCELSQLKAHMLSHTEPHSGDTSHRQILCTVCWKSFTSTSYLKVHMCSHNKEKPFHCGVCGKSFSYSGRLKEHQRIHTGERPYRCHVCGKRFNQSVHLKTHLRVHTGEKPYSCPVCGKGFSQSSHIKGHLRTHTEGGRRKMPWSGKSP; translated from the exons ATGACTAAATTACAATATCTGAATGTATTTCTGACTGAGCGTTTGATGCAAGCTGCCGAGGATATACTTGGAGTGGTTGGAAACACGATATCCGAGTACCAGGAAGAAATAACccggacaaagagagagaatcaATACCTGAAACGACACTTGATCACACCGG CTCCTCAGCCCATTGTCTCTTGGGTCTCAGAGCAGCAAACTCCCCCTGAGCAACAGCACTGTGAGCAGGAGTGGAGCCCAAGTCTGGGGCAGAGGGACCCAAAGCCCAcacagattaaagaggaacaggGTGAACTCAGGACCCGTCAGGAGGAAGAGCAGATTCAAGGGCCGGAGGCTGATACCAAAGAAGACTCCATAATCATTCCTCTCTGTGTGAAAGGTGACTGTGATCAGGAGCCACCTCAGTCCACACATCTTCTCCAAActgtggagaacagagagaagtacTCTCTACTGACCAACACAACTGGACAGATCAAAACAGAACCTGATGGAGAGGGCTATGGAGCATCACTATCAGAACCAACCAGTGACTCCCCTCAGTCTCAGACCCTCTCTGCAGTAAATCCAGactgttctagaacacagagTGAGAACACTGAAAGTGTTCCTGATGTTTCGAGAGATCCAGAAAGGAGACcagaggacacacagacacactcatgtACTCAGTGTGGTGCCGTGTTCTGTGAGCTATCCCAACTGAAGGCACACATGCTGTCccacacagaaccacacagtgGTGACACTAGTCACAGGCAAATCCTCTGCACAGTCTGTTGGAAGTCATTCACCTCTACCAGTTACCTCAAGGTCCACATGTGTTCTCACAATAAGGAGAAGCCCTtccactgtggtgtgtgtggcaAGAGTTTCAGCTACTCAGGGAGGTTAAAGGAGCACCAGCGCATCCACACTGGAGAGAGACCATACCGCTGCCACGTGTGTGGTAAACGCTTCAACCAGTCAGTCCATCTGAAGACCCACCTGAGGGTCCACACGGGGGAGAAGCCCTACTCCTGTCCTGTCTGCGGGAAAGGATTCAGTCAGTCCAGCCATATCAAGGGACACCTCAGAACTCACACTGAGGGAGGTAGAAGAAAAATGCCTTGGAGTGGAAAGAGCCCATGA